CGGCAGAAAATCCTCATTAATCTCATAGCCGATGGAATGGCGGTCCAGATTTTTGGCGGCCAGTGAAGTAGTGCCACTCCCTAAAAAGGGATCTAAAACCGTCTCCCCGACAAAGCTGAACATCTTAATCAGCCGCCGGGGCAGTTCCTCCGGGAACATGGCCAGATGCTGGCGCTGCTTTTCGCCGGGAAAATTCCAGTGGCCGTAAAAATAGGTATTCCATTCCTCGGTGGTCAGACGGGACCGTTCCTTAAGGTCTTTGGGGACCGGAGGCGGGACACCTAATTTTTTAAAGATCAGGATGAACTCATAATCCAGTTTTAACAGGCCATTGCGGGGATAGGGAAAGGAGCCCATGATGGTGGCGCCGCCGCTGGTATGGCAGGTGGTGACTTTTTGCCAGATAATCGCCCCCAGGTAGTCAAAACCAATGGTCTCACAGAACTTGATGATCTCGGTGCGGATGGGGATGATCTTATAGCGGCCATAATAGGCGGCACGGGCAAATTGATCGCCGATGTTGATACACAGGCGGCAGCCCGGATGCAAGACCCGCCAGCATTCCTGCCAGACTAAATTGAGATGGTTGATGTAACTTTCATAACTCTCATGATAACCGATCTGATCGGGGGGGCCATAGTCTTTCAATTGCCAATATGGGGGTGAGGTAATGACCAGATGCACCGACTCGTCTGGTACCAAGCGCATGTCACAGGAATCGCCAAAGATAATCTGGTGCCTGGTTAACAAAGAGACCCCTCGATCCGGCAGAGCGCTGCTGCAATTAATTTTACATAGTACCTTTTCAGGGTCAAGACGTCAAGCTGAAGCCTATAACGATTAGCAAACCAAACGTTTTGTTAGAATTTGCTTCTTTGTAAGAAGAATATAGCTTAAATAGAACCAGGGGGAGAAAGGGCCAGGAATCGCAGAGCCCTGACCTCAAATTAACCTGTTACATGCTGTAGGTGGTGACTGTGCACTAAATTATTGG
This window of the Deltaproteobacteria bacterium genome carries:
- a CDS encoding site-specific DNA-methyltransferase — its product is MRLVPDESVHLVITSPPYWQLKDYGPPDQIGYHESYESYINHLNLVWQECWRVLHPGCRLCINIGDQFARAAYYGRYKIIPIRTEIIKFCETIGFDYLGAIIWQKVTTCHTSGGATIMGSFPYPRNGLLKLDYEFILIFKKLGVPPPVPKDLKERSRLTTEEWNTYFYGHWNFPGEKQRQHLAMFPEELPRRLIKMFSFVGETVLDPFLGSGTTSLAAKNLDRHSIGYEINEDFLP